Within the Micropterus dolomieu isolate WLL.071019.BEF.003 ecotype Adirondacks unplaced genomic scaffold, ASM2129224v1 contig_14148, whole genome shotgun sequence genome, the region GTCAAATTGTataatgcaagtttaactttctaaaaACTCATtcagttgagttcaaaatccaaaacttgtcTGAGCTCTTTgagataaaaagaagaagaaggaatgGACATAAATAAATAGGGCTGTAATGGTTTACAGTGTATGCAAATTAAAATAGTAACGATACATCAGACAAAACTCTTCACATGTATAAATCAAAAACGTCATAACTCTTTTTGTTAATATGCTCTCATTGTCAGTAAATAATTCCACTGAAAGTTGATGATTTATGACATTAAAGTGTCACCAAACCTCCTGGTGTTGTTATATATTTGTCCAACAgcattcctgtctgtggctctcagctcaaGGTTCTCACTGAAGACGTAaagctttaaaaacattttaaactcatTGGGCCTCTGAAAATCCTTTGGAAACagtctgatgaggaaaaacatcaCTCTCTGGCTGAACTGCTTACATCCGCaataaattaaactattttGCTTTCAGGGCTCTCAGGAAGTCAAAAAGGTTGAGAACATCTGATTTTAGATCATTTTGGCAGCTTCAgcaggaggtcagaggtcacccaCTGACCTCTGCTCCCTGGTGCATGATGAGCAGGGAGGCCCAGGATGAATCAGGAGGCACAGAGCTGAACAGGGACCCTGCATCATGACATTATTTGCTGTTTCAGAGCTGCTCACAGGTCCTGGATTTGACCCGGAATAACGTAACAGTCGGTGGGTCCGGATGAGTTAAAGGGAATCATGTCTAAAGAAATCTCTGCCTCGCACTCATACTGCAGGATGGCGGGCAGCAGTAAGTTACTGTGGTTGCGGGAATCAACTGAAATCATAGAAACTTTGTCAAAGTTCTGGTCCAGATCTCCCCCTGTGTGCGGCGGCGGTGGCGGCGGGATGAGTCTCTGCGCGCCGGGGCCCGTCATGGCGCAGGGCTCCTTCTGCATGGTGGTGTCGTGGTGATAAGACACCAGCTCGTTGCTGAAGTCCACCGCCTCCACTGCGGAGGTGGAGCAGTATTTGTTGCAGCCCAGGATGGTGGAGAAGGCCTTCCTGAAGTCCGCGTTGAAGGCGTAAATGACCGGGTTCAGGGACGAGTTGGCCCAGCCGAACCACACGAAGATGCTGAAGGTGGTGTCGCTGACGCACGGCGGCTCTCCAAGTTTGTCCAGGTCGCAGAAAGGCACCACGCAGTTCAGGACGAAAAACGGCAGCCAGCAGAACACAAACACTCCCATGATGATGGACAGAGTCTTTAAAACTTTCGTTTCTCTCTTAAAAGACGTTTTCAGAGAGCTTTCGTCGTGCGTTGACGCGCGGTGGCGCTGGTTTTGCGCGCGGTGCCCTGCCGCTCTCTCCAAAGACGAgatccgtctgatttgggtttgCGCGATTCGGAAAATGCGCGTGTATGTCCCCACCATGATCACCACGGGGATGTAGAAGCTGATGAGGGACGAGGAGATGGCGTAAGTCCGGTTCAGGCTGGCGTTGCAGTCGTCCGGGTTGTCTGCTGTCAAGTTGTCCGCGTCCGCGCGGTGCCAGTTGAGCTGCACGGGGATGAAGGAGATGAGGATGGAGAGAGTCCACGCGACACCGATCATTAGGAAGGCGAACCTGCGCGTCATTTTGCGCTCGTACTTGAAGGGGCTGGAGATGGCCCAGTAGCGGTCCATGCTGATGATGCACAGGTTGAGGATGGACGCGGTGGAGCACATGATGTCGAAGGCGACCCAGGTGTCGCAGAAGCGCCCGAAGAGCCAGATACCGGCGACCTCGGACACCGCCCTCCAGGGCATCACCAGCACGGCCACGAACAGGTCGGACACCGCCAGAGAGATGACGAAGGAGTTGGTGACTTTGGAGCGCAGGTGGCGGAATTTGATGACCGCGGCGCACACCAGAGTGTTGCCCAGCAGGGTGGAGACGATCAGGACGCACAGGACGCAGCCGGTCAGCGCGCGGAGACTTAGACCTCCACCGGGCCCGGGGCTGTCCGCTCCCGCCGTGACCACCTGGTGCTGGTCCAGGTGCCCCCGGTGCTCCTGGTTTTGGCTCTCATTATAAAATCTCTCCATGGGTACCCAGACTCACGCCCTCCGTCTCAACATGTCTCCATCACACTGTCGCGTCCATCTTCTCTCCACCATCACCTGCAGCGCGTCTCCGAACTCTCTGCTTGTGTTTCCAACGcgcagacaaaaagaaagaaatcctcCTGCAGCTCCAGAAACAAACCCAGCTGTGAAGAAGACggtttctctgctgctgtctgctcAGAGTGACTGAGGCTGCGGGTGGCGACTAAAGTATATTTACTCTCTGCAGTCTGTAATATTCTCCTTCACTTAAAGACCATTACAACATGTTGAGCAGTCCAATCTCTTTTTTCATTAATTCCCACCAGGATCCTCAGAGAAGAGTAAAGAGTCAGAGCAAAGGGCTGctacagagaaataaaacagaggaaaacctttttcttttaataatgaATCAGTCTGTCTGCATTAACAATACAGAAATactgatgaaatgaaaacaccCAAAGGAAATAAACAGCGAGGAAAAGGCTAAATATACTGACTTCTAAATGTTGCAGTTCAAAACGGAGCACAGCGGACCTGGGGTGGGGACATTTCAGTTGTCAGGGGGAAAACAAGATCGAAAATCAACTTTTGGCATCTTAGAACTCAGGATTTTAagacatttaattaattaatactcTTCATTGTCCTTAGAAAGCTTGAACgtccaaaaaaaataaataaaaaatagatacTGGAGATGCATTCTTCACAACATGAAGATCTGGGTCAAACTTCTTAAAAGTTTTGTGTTTGGCTCTCTGAGTTTTCCATCAGGTCATAATGACACAGTTATCATGCATCAGTAATCATTTgttttaatcaaacattttactgCCAACATGTCGACATACTTTTGCAGAGAAATGTTAATGTTTCTGATGCGTGGATGTCTTAGTGGCTGTCAGCACATAAACAGCAGCTGGAGAGGAAACTGAATTCTGCCCTCTGGCGGACAAATACTCTCATCACACCAACAGCAAATCACaaagtctgattttattattattgggacaatttttattttttgcattctGAGAGTTTGCCCAGATCTAAATGAtacaatttttaaatatttcatgtgcaaaagaagaaaaaaaggcaaTATGATCATTGCAAATATGACCAAATCTTTTTTCTGCACCGTGTTTCCACATGGGACagcagtttatttgtatagcacatttcaacaacaaggcagttcaaagtgctttaaaacataaaagcattacatggaaattgaaaaaaaacatgcattttttaaGAGAGtgaaataggaaataaaaacagagtaAGACAGGACAGCAAacgttacagtgcagtgtacgaTATTGATCTACAACCTTACatgtgatttaattaaaggcagcgGTAAAAAGAcaagtcttcagtcttgatttaaaagaactgagagtttcagcagactttgggagttttctgggagtttgttccagatatatggagcataataactgaacgctgcttctccaggtttagttttgactctggggacagacagcagacctGATCTCAGACCAGCTGAGAGGTCCGGATGGTTCATCaggaagcagaagatcagaaatgtattttaaagcaTTCAGTGCTTcgtaaactaacagcaggattttaaaaccagtgtaaagacctcagaactggactgATGTGATCCACGTTGTTGgaaatcagctgcagctgatggGACAAATAACATTTTAGCTGTACAGAGATGTAGCAGCTGGAAGGAAACTGCTGTTAAAGTGCTTCCTGTTGTCTCAGCTGGTGTCTGGAGCCTCTGCCCCTAAACAAAGAGATTCTCAGAGAGCGGCCCACAGTTTGTTTCTGTCCATGGGGGGGAGCTGTGTTCCCATGCCAGACCTCTGGAGGGCCTTCTTCTCCCTTTGTAGTGACACCTCTGCAGAGGACGCTCCACACAAGACCTCTATAGATACTCACAGCGTTGTATGTTGGCATTGGGCACCTTGTTTTAAGGTGGGGTTGGTTTGTAAAACCTGAAGGGAGAAGGTAGATAGAGAGATAGTCTTTATTGTCCATACAGGACATTTGTCTTCACAGTCTGTATCTGAATCAGGTTTAACCTAAATagagatataaatatataaaaagtaaggagatcaaaaaatgtaccagtatacaaaaattacaataatactaCAATACTATACGGACAAGTATAGAGTGAGCTCTACAGTACTGGCAGGTGACGGGGCGACGCAAAGTGCTGGCTGATGGCAGAGAGTCTCTGTtggaaagacaaacagaaggGATCCTGCCTGGAGAAACTAATAACCATGAACAATGTAGAGCCGAGCGACTCGCAGCCCCAGACGGGATTACAGAACCAGACGCACGACCTCCACACTGTAAATGATCGAGTGTTTACAAAGTTTTGAAACTGTAAATCACCAGAAGCTCATGAACAGTTCAGTGGTGGCTCAGAAATTCAGCCGGCTACCTGCCAGATCACAGTCGCACTGGGGAAGATTATTGATTCATATTGATGGGattatttttgctttgtttttctacTTTCAGTGGGCAGATATATTTAGTATTTTGGTTATGATTAGATTAGAAAACTTTAATCATCTGCCACCAGATcacatacaacaacaacaacagaaacagaaaagacacCCAGTGCGTGCACACAGGACAGGAAGCAAAAACAATACACCCATTAAAAGCTTTCTGAAGCCTGATCAGAGCTGACGggaaatattcaataaaaaatCTGATTGCTGTTGGGATAAAAGACCGTCTGAGCCGTCGGCCTCTGGAGGAACTACTAAGTGTCTTAAAGACACTGCGGTGTGGACGGGCTGCAGGATCCTTGACATACTTTGGTTTGGCACTCCAGGGGGTCAGGGGCTACTCAACTATGGCGAGTGGAAATGAATGGAGACATAATTTAACAGGTTAGTCCTACAGTAGAGAGGGAAGGTTAGTGGCATTTGAAATGCCTCAACCTTGGTGACCTTTTTCAGAATCAAAACACGGCCTCCAGCTCGCCCACGGAAAGGCTGCGGGATCATAAATagcctaaataataaataaaatatgactCAGTGGATGACTTGTTTTCTGCTTTCTGTGTTGGTGATGTGCAGCAGTGGAAGAAGTGTTCAAATCCTTTACTTCTGTAAAAATAGAAAATTCTTCGTCTAAAATTTCTGATTTCAAAATGGTACAAGTACAGAAGCACTATCAGGGTAAAAAGTACTGAGTATGCAGAATGGCACCTttaatgtgtacattaaaaacatggaGCCAGTTTCAGATACTTTGTGTACCGCTGGTATGTTAGTAGTGCAGTACGCATTTACACATATCCTGTTGTGGGGAAAGTAACTATAcatgtcagataaatgtagtggagtataaagtagcattaaATGTATATTCTCTAGAAAAGTAAAGTACTTCCAGCACCGGTGATGTGCAGACCCAGAACCCTGAAGCTGCCAGAGAGGCTGCAGAAATCCAGGATTAGCTCTTTGGTATTATCATATATTGGTATTGTCAGGAAAAGTTCTGTACTTGTAAGTACAACCTTGGTGTACAcgtactttacttgagtgtttTCTTGTCAtgctactttctacttctactccgcCACATCTCAGAGGGGGGAATTGtcctttttacttcactacatgtatccgacagcttcagttactttacagattagtttataaagtaatttaacatgaagatttgctgcttttcctctgAACGACTGTAATAATGTGATGTTTGTTGGTAACTTTGGGCTCAGGCTAACTGTGACggcagaatctttacaaacaaaacattcgATCGATTTaatggaggaaataatcagcagattgatccagaatgaaaagaatcatcagcTGCAGGAAACTTTCACAGCAACGCATGAggaggaataataatctgatgATGGAACAGGTGACATTTTAGAGtacttttattactttaaatacattttcctgattatacttcaGTGCAGCACTTGTactcacacttttttttttacatactgttttttaaagatttttttatttttattttttacacacacaaacacacacttctactgttttatttactttatttaattacCTGTATGaaattttttgtcatttatttgtagctttggcaatattgggGTATAAAGGGGTAGGAgtacataagttttacttcttcctacctcctttttgcacatgtaaatagagGTTTTTAAGTACTGGAAAGTgtggagttttattttgttgttcatttgttttttaccactgttttttgtttcgttgattttgttcaaaataaagatatcaatcaatattgttgttttacagtcatgccaataaagctgaattgaactGTGTGGGATTTTATTTTCTATCTGTTCTGAAATCTTGTTTATTCCACGTGAAGTATTCATGTGGAGGAAACGTGTGTTTTTATAGAAAATATACACTTCCGGTGAGGAAAGAGTTAACCTCTGTTTACAGCGTCGCGATGACGTCGGTGTCAGCTGTGCCTCACGCAAGCGTTGTCCGCGtgcgcgcacgtgtgtgtgtgtgtgtggatgattCAGCAGCTCgtgcggcagcagcagcagctcgaGCTCTCTGCGCGCGACAGAAACGGATCTCAGGCTGAAAACAaaacgcttttattttgatatttatcgTAAGAGTCAGTGAGCCCGTGCAGGTGAGACATATCCACAGGAGACCCCGTCGTGTTGTGCGGGTTGTGCAGGCCGGAAACGCCGCAGCAGGACCGCCGCTTTGTCCTCGTCTCGGCTCCCggtggagctgagcagcgtttGTCTTCTCCTTGATCCTCTGCGGCTGGATTTAACTCACACTCCTCCTGAGCCGCTTCCATTCAGACATTTCTACTCCGACATTTCCGCATTTCCACGCCTGATGCTGCGTCTCTCCGGCAGGTGAGTTTCAGCCTCCCCGCGTGAGGTTACACTGACgcatgcacacatttcatcCTGCACTCACAGACCGTGACGGATCCAGCAGCTGGCTGCATGTGCATGAACACCGAGGGTTGATTTAAAGAGGTGGATCAGAGAAAAGggctttattttattctgtggTACCTTCTAAATCTATAATGTAACATCACCTGCCATCTAGATATAAGAGGTAATGCGGAGGAAACTCATTAAATCCTGTTTTATACAGCAAAATATCAGCAGGGACGCTGTGCCAGTACAGTATGAAGCAGGTACAAACGCACTGCTATCAAATactcaaaacaaaaagagcaaGTATTATATGAAAGACAATAATTAAGGGTTGTGACAAAAAATGGTGCTTTAAGTGAGAAGAAATGTTCATAAATAATATTAGAGCTGAAAAAAACAGCAGGTCAGTGGACAGTAGATTAATAAACAGTTgatttaatacaaaaaaaattagtTAGTTGTAGTTTAATCACGACCCAAAGCGgacgtcttcaaatgtctcGTTTGGTCCGGACAAAAATCCAAAACCCACAGATTTTAAATGttcaacagagaaaagcaacgaATCGTCAGTTTTGAGAAGCTGGATTCAACAGTTGAAAATCGGGTCGATCAGTTTAACGTTTTAACTAGTTGTCTGTCGAGGTCAGAGACTTGTGCTGTCCATCTGCAGCATCCTCAGTTTGACTCGTTTCGTCCTCTGCTGTCAGATCAAACCCCTGCGCTCCTCCCTCTGGTTGATCACCGGTGGTTGAATTTAAGGCCTCTGGTTGTTCATCCTGGTAAATGTTGTGCTGAGCGACGGCAGGACTGAGAGTTTTCCGGGGTTTCTGCTGAAGCAGCTGTGGTGTGTTAAAGTGTCTCCGGCCTGAGAGGAATGTTCCCAATGCTGATGACTGTCTCAGTGTGTCGACACGCCACATTTCTCACACCTTTAACCCGCATTACTTCCATTGTTTACTTCCATTGGAGCCTGAACCTTTGCCGGGTTCACTGGGATTTTAAATTGACTCGCTGTCATGACGGCCAGATGATACAATCTCACTAAAGTTACTTAAAATTAGAATCCAACGCAGGCTGAAGTCAAgtgcaactggacttggttgaagatactagaagacgtttcgtccctcatccaagagacttctacAGTTCTggaccaagtccagctgcccttcaCCTCAACctgtgacctggatgactgagaacctgcACAGACACCTTAAAATTACAAGTTTACTGCGACCTATGGCTCAatgatttggggaaaaaatctacAAAACTGGTGTTTGTTCGGCTGGCGCCCCACGTTTTCCTccagtttcgtttgttgttgtaaaacgtacacgccctgtgcccgctctgattggttagcaggtctgtcacacaaggacgaCAGCGGAATGAACCTGTTACTGCAGGACTGTTTAAAAC harbors:
- the LOC123966742 gene encoding D(5)-like dopamine receptor — its product is MERFYNESQNQEHRGHLDQHQVVTAGADSPGPGGGLSLRALTGCVLCVLIVSTLLGNTLVCAAVIKFRHLRSKVTNSFVISLAVSDLFVAVLVMPWRAVSEVAGIWLFGRFCDTWVAFDIMCSTASILNLCIISMDRYWAISSPFKYERKMTRRFAFLMIGVAWTLSILISFIPVQLNWHRADADNLTADNPDDCNASLNRTYAISSSLISFYIPVVIMVGTYTRIFRIAQTQIRRISSLERAAGHRAQNQRHRASTHDESSLKTSFKRETKVLKTLSIIMGVFVFCWLPFFVLNCVVPFCDLDKLGEPPCVSDTTFSIFVWFGWANSSLNPVIYAFNADFRKAFSTILGCNKYCSTSAVEAVDFSNELVSYHHDTTMQKEPCAMTGPGAQRLIPPPPPPHTGGDLDQNFDKVSMISVDSRNHSNLLLPAILQYECEAEISLDMIPFNSSGPTDCYVIPGQIQDL